One stretch of Akkermansia sp. RCC_12PD DNA includes these proteins:
- a CDS encoding alanine--glyoxylate aminotransferase family protein, with protein MATKLFIPGPTEVAPEVLAAMSGPMMGHRSKAASALQRRISNNLRRILLTEQEILLSTSSGTGLMEGAVRSCTAKRAAIFSVGAFGDKWYKIATGNGVPADIFKSELGQPTTPEMVDAALSTGKYDTICITHNETSTGIQNPVEEISEVLKKYPDVVWCMDAVSSAAGSRIETDKLGVDVLVTSTQKALALPPGMAVCTLSPKAYERTASVPNRGCYFDLRSIYDTIQKKDYQYTNTPCVSIMYAMDLQLQRIMQEGVDNRFARHEAMAEFVRSWADEYFSVFANRDHLSRTLTVISNTRDIDVAALNNALIERGMQLGNGYGDLKNKTFRIAHMGELTMDDMRSITSNIVDILNI; from the coding sequence ATGGCAACCAAATTATTCATTCCCGGGCCCACCGAAGTAGCACCTGAAGTACTCGCCGCCATGAGCGGCCCGATGATGGGTCACCGATCCAAGGCGGCCTCCGCCCTGCAGCGCCGCATTTCCAACAATTTGCGCCGCATTCTGCTGACGGAACAGGAAATCCTGCTTTCCACCTCCTCCGGCACGGGCCTGATGGAAGGCGCCGTGCGCTCCTGCACCGCCAAGCGCGCCGCCATTTTCTCCGTGGGCGCCTTTGGCGACAAGTGGTATAAGATCGCCACGGGCAACGGCGTCCCCGCCGACATTTTCAAGAGCGAGCTCGGCCAGCCCACCACCCCGGAAATGGTGGACGCCGCCCTGTCCACCGGCAAATACGACACGATCTGCATCACGCACAACGAAACTTCCACCGGCATTCAGAACCCTGTGGAAGAAATCTCGGAAGTACTTAAAAAGTACCCGGATGTCGTCTGGTGCATGGATGCCGTCAGCTCCGCCGCCGGTTCCCGGATTGAAACGGACAAGCTGGGCGTGGACGTGCTGGTGACTTCCACCCAGAAGGCACTGGCCCTGCCTCCCGGCATGGCCGTCTGTACGCTCTCCCCGAAGGCTTACGAACGCACCGCTTCCGTTCCCAACCGCGGCTGCTATTTTGACCTGCGTTCCATTTACGACACCATCCAGAAGAAGGATTACCAGTACACGAACACCCCGTGCGTTTCCATCATGTACGCCATGGACCTCCAGCTCCAGCGCATCATGCAGGAAGGCGTGGACAACCGCTTTGCACGCCATGAAGCCATGGCCGAGTTCGTGCGCTCCTGGGCGGACGAATATTTCAGCGTTTTCGCCAACCGCGACCACCTTTCCCGCACCCTGACGGTGATCAGCAACACACGCGACATTGATGTCGCCGCGCTGAACAACGCGCTGATCGAACGCGGCATGCAGCTTGGCAACGGTTATGGTGATTTGAAGAACAAGACGTTCCGCATCGCCCACATGGGTGAATTGACGATGGACGACATGCGCTCCATCACCTCCAACATTGTGGACATCCTCAACATCTAG
- a CDS encoding LysR substrate-binding domain-containing protein yields MITDFRLKVFETVARRLNFTRAAEELFITQPAVTRHVKELERLLDARLFKREGRGIVLTGEGSRLLIHSRRILKEYEALNEDMASAGNVPVSGELNLGASSTMAQYVLPPLLALFSRLYPDIRIRLKSGNTEEIEQAVQDETVQLGIVEGTATRKDLHYLPFLADEIILAGGTQAAPAPRDGLTAAQLSGIPLIMREPGSGTRRIVEEALKAQGVSPSKLHVLMTLGNTESIKLYLEHSSACSFLSSLAVREELKKGNLKRIPLRHMEIRRSFHFATGHGDHSRINELFIRFCKSYYNKI; encoded by the coding sequence ATGATCACGGATTTCCGGCTGAAGGTATTTGAAACGGTCGCGCGGCGCCTCAATTTTACCCGCGCGGCGGAGGAATTGTTCATCACCCAGCCTGCCGTCACCCGCCATGTGAAGGAACTGGAACGCCTGCTTGACGCGCGGCTGTTCAAACGGGAAGGCCGGGGCATTGTCCTGACGGGGGAAGGAAGCCGCCTGCTGATCCATTCCCGCAGGATTCTGAAGGAATACGAGGCATTGAACGAAGACATGGCGTCCGCCGGGAATGTGCCCGTGTCTGGAGAGCTGAACCTGGGCGCCAGCTCCACGATGGCCCAATACGTGCTCCCTCCCCTCCTGGCCCTGTTCAGCCGCCTTTACCCGGACATCCGCATACGGCTGAAAAGCGGCAATACGGAAGAAATAGAACAGGCCGTGCAGGATGAAACCGTACAGCTCGGCATTGTGGAAGGCACGGCAACCAGAAAGGACCTCCATTACCTCCCCTTTCTGGCTGATGAAATTATTCTGGCGGGAGGAACACAGGCCGCGCCGGCGCCCCGGGACGGCCTCACTGCCGCCCAGCTTTCCGGCATCCCTCTGATCATGCGGGAACCCGGATCCGGCACGCGGAGGATCGTGGAGGAAGCGCTGAAAGCCCAGGGGGTCTCCCCGTCCAAACTGCATGTCCTGATGACACTGGGCAATACGGAGAGCATCAAGCTTTACCTGGAACATTCTTCGGCGTGCTCCTTCCTTTCCTCCCTGGCCGTCAGGGAAGAGCTCAAGAAGGGAAACCTGAAAAGAATCCCCCTGCGCCACATGGAAATCCGCCGCTCCTTCCATTTCGCAACCGGGCATGGAGACCACAGCAGGATCAACGAGTTGTTCATCAGGTTCTGCAAGAGCTATTATAACAAAATCTAA
- a CDS encoding glycoside hydrolase family 43 protein produces MTNIISPLLSILLFCGAAVLSPADVPVRHTSFKPGEIWTDNNGVHINAHGGGILYDKGTYYWYGEHKVEGDAGNYAQVGVHCYSSKDLYNWKDEGIALKVVEGDNSHPIAKGCILERPKVVYNKKTKKYVMWFHLELKGKGYGAAYAGVATATKPTGPFTFLRAGRVNPGKWPLNMDKKDQTMETFKGVPGLTSSALPEGVRSEDMFKKDFKKGQMSRDMTIFVDDDGKAYHIYSSEENSTTHIAELTPDYTGHTGKFVRVFPGRFMEAPAIFKHKGKYYFIASGCTGWAPNAARSAVADRIAGPWKELKNPCVGPKAGITFGGQSTYVLPVQGKPGKFIFMADIWRPKNAIDGRYLWLPIQFDGDQIKLEWKDEWKLEDL; encoded by the coding sequence ATGACTAATATCATCAGTCCCCTGCTTTCCATCCTCCTGTTTTGCGGCGCCGCCGTCCTTTCCCCGGCGGACGTCCCCGTCAGGCACACTTCCTTCAAGCCCGGAGAAATCTGGACGGACAACAACGGCGTCCACATCAACGCCCACGGCGGCGGCATCCTCTACGACAAGGGAACCTATTACTGGTACGGGGAACACAAGGTGGAGGGCGACGCGGGCAATTACGCCCAGGTGGGTGTGCACTGCTATTCCTCCAAGGACCTGTACAACTGGAAGGACGAGGGAATCGCCCTGAAGGTGGTGGAAGGGGACAATTCCCACCCCATCGCCAAGGGCTGCATCCTGGAACGCCCCAAAGTGGTTTACAACAAGAAGACCAAAAAGTACGTGATGTGGTTCCATCTGGAGCTCAAGGGGAAAGGCTACGGGGCCGCCTATGCGGGAGTGGCAACGGCCACCAAGCCGACCGGACCGTTCACGTTCCTGAGGGCCGGGCGCGTCAATCCGGGCAAATGGCCCCTGAACATGGACAAGAAGGACCAGACCATGGAAACCTTCAAGGGGGTGCCAGGCCTTACTTCCAGCGCCCTTCCGGAAGGCGTCCGCTCCGAGGACATGTTCAAGAAAGATTTTAAAAAAGGCCAGATGAGCCGGGACATGACCATTTTTGTGGACGACGACGGCAAGGCCTACCACATTTATTCCTCCGAGGAAAACAGCACCACGCACATTGCGGAGCTCACCCCGGACTACACCGGGCACACGGGTAAATTCGTACGCGTTTTTCCGGGCCGTTTCATGGAAGCCCCCGCCATCTTCAAGCACAAGGGCAAATACTACTTCATCGCTTCCGGATGCACGGGCTGGGCTCCCAACGCCGCCCGCAGCGCCGTGGCCGACCGGATTGCCGGACCGTGGAAGGAACTCAAAAACCCCTGCGTGGGCCCGAAGGCGGGCATCACCTTCGGCGGCCAAAGCACCTACGTTCTGCCCGTGCAGGGCAAGCCCGGCAAATTCATCTTCATGGCGGACATCTGGCGGCCCAAGAATGCCATCGACGGACGCTACCTGTGGCTGCCCATCCAGTTTGACGGCGATCAGATCAAGCTGGAATGGAAAGACGAATGGAAATTGGAAGACCTGTAA
- a CDS encoding YeiH family protein, which yields MSPKRLANPLHGILLIVLFSFSACYIADFEWVKHLSFSPLIVGIVLGMIYANSLRNHLPKTWVPGIQFCTKQVLRTGIVLYGFKLTFQSVIDIGGAALLIDAVVVAFTILLGAGLGRLLKMDRDTALLTSIGSSICGAAAVLGAEPVVKSQPYKAAVAVSTVVIFGTLSMFLYPALFRAGMLDLTTEQMGLFTGATLHEVAHVVGAGNAMGQAISDPAIIVKMIRVMMLAPVLVILSIILSRREAAAGQAGEKRKITIPWFAFLFLAVIGFNSLHLLPSGVVSAINSLDTFLLTMAMTALGAESSFEKFKKAGARPFLLAALLYAWLFFGGYWLVKGITAWMA from the coding sequence ATGTCTCCCAAACGACTCGCCAATCCCCTGCACGGCATTCTGCTGATCGTTCTCTTCTCCTTTTCCGCCTGTTACATTGCGGATTTCGAATGGGTGAAGCACCTTTCCTTCAGCCCGCTGATCGTCGGCATCGTGCTGGGGATGATTTACGCCAACAGCCTGCGCAACCATCTGCCGAAAACGTGGGTCCCCGGCATTCAGTTCTGCACCAAGCAGGTTTTGAGAACGGGCATTGTGCTGTACGGATTCAAGCTGACGTTCCAGAGCGTGATCGACATCGGAGGCGCCGCCCTGCTTATTGACGCGGTCGTCGTGGCCTTCACCATTCTGCTGGGCGCGGGACTGGGCCGCCTGCTGAAGATGGACCGGGATACGGCCCTGCTGACCTCCATCGGCAGTTCCATTTGCGGAGCCGCCGCCGTGCTGGGGGCGGAACCTGTCGTGAAAAGCCAGCCGTACAAGGCGGCCGTGGCTGTCTCCACCGTCGTTATCTTCGGAACGCTTTCCATGTTCCTCTATCCGGCCCTGTTCCGGGCCGGAATGCTGGACCTGACGACGGAACAAATGGGCCTGTTTACGGGAGCCACCCTGCATGAGGTGGCGCACGTGGTCGGCGCCGGCAACGCCATGGGACAGGCCATTTCAGACCCGGCCATCATCGTCAAGATGATCCGCGTGATGATGCTGGCCCCGGTCCTGGTCATCCTGAGCATCATTCTTTCCCGCAGGGAAGCCGCCGCCGGACAGGCCGGGGAAAAACGGAAGATCACCATCCCATGGTTCGCTTTTCTTTTCCTGGCCGTCATCGGCTTCAATTCCCTGCATCTGCTCCCTTCCGGTGTCGTAAGCGCCATCAATTCCCTGGATACCTTCCTGCTAACCATGGCCATGACGGCCTTGGGCGCGGAATCCAGCTTTGAGAAATTCAAGAAAGCCGGAGCGCGGCCCTTCCTGCTGGCGGCGCTGCTGTATGCCTGGCTTTTCTTCGGAGGCTACTGGCTCGTGAAAGGAATAACGGCCTGGATGGCATGA
- a CDS encoding ankyrin repeat domain-containing protein: MMRVRLWTMAAAALFLSGWASGEGRNKKMEEWLLPSGTLKAFAEYMPAYGKRAFPGPDAREAARLEQAVDAARKAKDARALAEAAARLDAYWQSKLDALYAPVAAWLSSRWFVKAELIPYKYGRAYEMPMQELQDELVMLAWAATQAAWEKFLQADEEFYRAWILAERKRREYPDLGETPFREKLGDMEEAQVLVRRALKKMERIMAIADTACATHAYPLVDAVPVHPGWQEDDPVLHRVEQAVCSSDYPFIKSMMMEYRNYWKARLDGIRTALLREDGYRPGMETGWEKKLKMANRAWRYYVIMSVEYEIQPGIYFWSSGIDIYMTAHWTWLYRQRCRDLMTLAGLAPERRAEGFECPSRSFAGFGEARLAMERKASAGGPLAAEYAELAENLEKLRTDLDDAASPWRAVFLAVRLKDEDALRLLTSRIRLHEQHALLKGAVTPLMEAAEAGSSGMVRILGTCWGMINAEDWRGRTALDIALEHGHGEAASLIRENGGMTGAEKRRKEEKEAARK, from the coding sequence ATGATGAGAGTCAGATTATGGACGATGGCGGCGGCCGCATTGTTTTTATCCGGATGGGCTTCCGGGGAAGGGCGGAATAAAAAGATGGAGGAATGGCTGCTGCCTTCCGGTACGTTGAAAGCGTTTGCGGAATACATGCCCGCCTATGGAAAGCGGGCGTTTCCCGGACCGGATGCACGGGAGGCGGCTCGGCTGGAACAGGCAGTGGATGCCGCCAGGAAAGCGAAGGATGCCCGCGCCCTGGCGGAAGCCGCTGCCAGGCTGGATGCCTATTGGCAGTCAAAGCTGGATGCCCTGTATGCTCCCGTGGCTGCATGGCTGTCTTCACGGTGGTTTGTGAAGGCGGAACTGATTCCGTACAAATATGGCAGAGCGTACGAAATGCCCATGCAGGAATTGCAGGACGAACTCGTCATGCTTGCCTGGGCGGCGACGCAGGCCGCCTGGGAGAAATTCCTTCAGGCGGATGAAGAATTTTACAGGGCATGGATTCTGGCCGAACGGAAGCGCCGGGAATATCCGGACTTGGGGGAAACTCCGTTCCGGGAGAAGCTGGGGGACATGGAAGAGGCGCAGGTGCTGGTGCGCCGAGCTTTAAAAAAAATGGAAAGGATCATGGCCATTGCCGATACGGCGTGCGCGACGCATGCCTATCCCCTGGTGGATGCCGTTCCCGTCCACCCCGGATGGCAGGAGGATGATCCCGTTCTGCACAGGGTGGAGCAGGCCGTATGTTCGTCCGACTATCCTTTCATCAAATCCATGATGATGGAGTACCGGAATTACTGGAAAGCCCGTCTGGACGGCATCAGGACGGCTCTGCTGAGAGAGGACGGCTACAGGCCCGGTATGGAAACCGGATGGGAGAAAAAACTGAAAATGGCGAATCGTGCCTGGAGGTATTATGTGATCATGTCCGTGGAATACGAGATACAACCCGGAATCTATTTCTGGAGTTCCGGTATTGACATTTACATGACGGCACACTGGACATGGCTGTACCGGCAGCGATGCCGGGATTTGATGACGCTGGCCGGACTGGCGCCGGAAAGAAGGGCGGAAGGTTTTGAATGTCCTTCCCGTTCCTTTGCCGGATTCGGGGAGGCGCGTCTTGCGATGGAGCGCAAGGCCTCTGCCGGAGGGCCTTTGGCGGCGGAATACGCGGAATTGGCGGAGAATCTGGAAAAACTGCGCACGGATTTGGATGATGCCGCATCTCCGTGGCGGGCCGTTTTTTTAGCCGTCAGGCTGAAGGATGAGGACGCGCTCCGGCTGTTGACATCCCGTATCCGGCTGCATGAACAGCACGCTCTTCTCAAGGGCGCGGTTACGCCGCTCATGGAGGCCGCCGAGGCGGGTTCCTCCGGGATGGTCCGGATTTTGGGGACATGCTGGGGAATGATCAATGCGGAAGACTGGCGAGGGCGGACCGCACTGGACATCGCCCTGGAACATGGTCATGGGGAAGCTGCATCCCTGATCCGGGAGAATGGTGGAATGACCGGAGCGGAGAAAAGAAGGAAAGAAGAGAAGGAGGCTGCCCGCAAATAG
- a CDS encoding DUF1015 family protein — MSTLHPFPALRPPRDMAARVSSLPYDVMNHQEAKEMAAGNDASFLHICRSDIDTGEEAIHAQETYARAKENLEAFIRKGYLVQDGAPSFYIYRQIMWGRVQTGIVGCASVDEYANGTIKKHELTRREKELDRIEHFDACSAQTEPVFLAYRKHDGISRIIREWIKFHKPEYDFTTEDGVTHILWPVADPSTVEAIRKGFEEVEALYIADGHHRTASSAAVSARRRKAHPDYTGQEEFNYLMAVVFCDEDLFIMDYNRVVRDLNGLSRDEFMQKLQTVFDVVPADTVPGEGYAPRAKHEFGMYLDGRWHSLTAKPGTFDADHPIESLDCAILQANLLAPILGIDDPRTNDRIDFVGGIRGLGELERRCAEEMALAFSLYPVTMDDLFRVADAGEIMPPKSTWFEPKLRSGLFVHTIEH, encoded by the coding sequence ATGTCCACTCTCCACCCTTTTCCCGCCCTGCGGCCTCCACGGGATATGGCCGCACGGGTGTCCTCCCTGCCCTACGACGTCATGAACCATCAGGAGGCCAAAGAGATGGCCGCCGGAAACGACGCCTCTTTCCTGCACATCTGCCGTTCCGACATTGATACGGGCGAGGAAGCCATTCATGCCCAGGAAACCTACGCCAGGGCGAAGGAAAACCTGGAGGCCTTCATCCGGAAAGGCTACCTCGTCCAGGACGGCGCACCGTCCTTTTACATTTACCGCCAGATCATGTGGGGCCGCGTGCAGACAGGCATCGTCGGCTGCGCCTCCGTGGACGAGTATGCGAACGGTACTATCAAGAAGCATGAACTGACCCGCAGGGAAAAGGAACTGGACCGCATCGAGCATTTCGATGCCTGTTCCGCGCAGACGGAACCGGTCTTTCTGGCGTACCGGAAGCATGATGGGATTTCCCGCATCATCCGGGAATGGATCAAATTTCATAAGCCGGAATACGATTTCACCACGGAGGACGGCGTAACCCACATTCTGTGGCCTGTTGCAGATCCCTCAACCGTTGAGGCCATCCGGAAAGGATTTGAGGAAGTGGAAGCTTTGTACATTGCGGACGGCCACCACCGCACGGCCTCCAGCGCCGCCGTCTCCGCCAGACGCCGGAAGGCGCACCCGGACTATACGGGGCAGGAAGAATTCAACTATCTGATGGCGGTTGTCTTCTGCGACGAGGACCTGTTCATCATGGATTACAACCGCGTCGTGCGCGACCTGAACGGCCTGAGCCGCGACGAGTTCATGCAAAAGCTTCAAACCGTTTTCGACGTGGTCCCCGCAGACACCGTTCCGGGAGAAGGCTACGCCCCGCGCGCCAAGCATGAATTCGGCATGTATCTGGACGGCCGCTGGCATTCCCTTACCGCCAAACCGGGCACTTTCGACGCGGACCATCCCATTGAAAGCCTGGACTGCGCCATCCTCCAAGCCAACCTGCTGGCTCCCATCCTGGGCATTGACGACCCGCGCACCAACGACCGCATCGACTTCGTGGGCGGCATCCGCGGCCTGGGAGAACTGGAACGCCGTTGCGCCGAAGAGATGGCGCTGGCCTTCTCCCTGTATCCCGTCACCATGGACGACCTGTTCCGCGTGGCGGACGCCGGGGAAATCATGCCCCCCAAATCCACCTGGTTCGAGCCCAAGCTGCGCAGCGGGCTTTTCGTCCACACCATTGAACACTAA
- a CDS encoding glycoside hydrolase family 43 protein, with amino-acid sequence MTALSPADVPVRHTSFKPGEIWTDNNGVHINAHGGGILYDKGTYYWYGEHKVEGDAGNRAQVGVHCYSSKDLYNWKDEGIALKVVEGDNSHPIAKGCILERPKVVYNKKTKKYVMWFHLELKGKGYGSAYAGVATATKPTGPFTFLRAGRVNPGKWPLNLDKKDQTTEFTKEMPDYVRIIRRDYPGGQMSRDMTIFVDDNGKAYHIYSSEGNITLHIAELTPDYTGHNGKYVRAFVNRYMEAPAICKHKGKYYMIASGCSGWAPNAARSAVADRIAGPWKELKNPCVGPKAGITFGGQSTYILPVQGKPGKFIFMADIWRPKNAIDGRYLWLPMKWEGDQIKLEWKDEWTLEDL; translated from the coding sequence ATGACCGCCCTTTCTCCGGCGGACGTCCCCGTCAGGCACACTTCCTTCAAGCCCGGAGAAATCTGGACGGACAACAACGGCGTCCACATCAACGCCCACGGCGGCGGCATCCTCTACGACAAGGGAACCTATTACTGGTACGGGGAACACAAGGTTGAAGGGGACGCCGGGAACCGCGCCCAGGTGGGCGTGCACTGCTATTCCTCCAAGGACCTGTACAACTGGAAGGACGAGGGAATCGCCCTGAAGGTGGTGGAAGGGGACAATTCCCACCCCATCGCCAAGGGCTGCATCCTGGAACGTCCCAAAGTGGTTTACAACAAGAAGACCAAAAAGTACGTGATGTGGTTCCATCTGGAGCTCAAGGGGAAAGGCTATGGTTCCGCGTATGCGGGAGTGGCGACGGCCACCAAGCCGACCGGGCCGTTCACGTTCCTGAGGGCCGGGCGCGTCAATCCGGGCAAATGGCCCCTGAACCTGGACAAAAAGGACCAGACCACGGAGTTCACCAAGGAAATGCCCGACTACGTCCGCATCATCAGGCGTGACTATCCCGGCGGCCAGATGAGCCGGGACATGACCATTTTTGTGGACGACAACGGCAAGGCCTACCATATCTATTCCTCGGAAGGCAACATCACGCTCCACATAGCGGAACTCACGCCGGACTACACCGGGCATAACGGAAAATACGTCCGGGCTTTCGTCAACCGCTACATGGAGGCTCCCGCCATCTGCAAGCACAAGGGCAAATACTACATGATCGCTTCCGGCTGTTCCGGCTGGGCTCCCAACGCCGCCCGCAGCGCCGTGGCCGACCGGATTGCCGGACCGTGGAAGGAACTCAAAAACCCCTGCGTGGGCCCGAAGGCGGGCATCACCTTCGGCGGCCAAAGCACGTACATTCTGCCCGTGCAGGGCAAGCCCGGCAAATTCATCTTCATGGCGGACATCTGGCGGCCCAAGAATGCCATCGACGGACGCTACCTGTGGCTGCCCATGAAATGGGAAGGCGACCAGATCAAGCTGGAATGGAAGGATGAATGGACGCTGGAAGACCTGTGA